CGGCTCCAGTTCGGCGGTTGAAGCGAAGGGCAGGTCGGCCGGCGAAATGACGGTTTTCAGGGCAGCGGCGGGTAATGAGGTCGGCGGTCTGGACATGGATGTCGGCTGGGGGCGCGGTCGGCTGAATCAGCGGTGCGTGGCTATGGCCACGACTTCCGCGTCTCCGAGCCCTTTGTCGTCCCGGCTTTTCAGGTGGGCCAGCGCGCGCTGGAATTCACTCTGCAGGCGCGGGAGGACTTGGAGCGACTCGGCCGTGTAGTACACCACCTCGAAGGGCACCGGAGCGTCCAGGCTGCTCCGACGGCCGGGACGGAACGCTTGCCAGGCCATCTGGATGTGGCGGGGGCCGGCGCCGTCGACGAACACGATCTCGAGGTCGTCGGCCACGGCCAAATAAAGCATGCTTCGGATAGGGACGAACAGCGGATCGGGGCGGCGGCGTCCGAGCAGAACCCGGCTGAGGTTGTACGTCGCTCCGCCGAGCAGGCGCGCCTCGCGTCTGAGTTCGCGCGAACGATAGAAGGTTTCCTGCATCTGGACCGGCGCCGCTTGCTTGTTCTTGGATTAAGCTATCAGCCTTGGCGCGCGGAGGGCAAGAACTGGACGCTCGGCCCGGCGCTTTGCTATATTGGCCGCGCTTTGTTTTGGCAGATTCCCCGGAGAATGCTCGATTCTCCCTCGCTGAGGCCCACAGCTGTCAGGCCGGGACGGCCTCGAACGCTCTCCCCACTCCACTCCGCCGGCCGCCAAGGGTTCGAGGGCTCTCGCGCATAACGACAATTCCTCATTTTTTCAGCAAATTCTGGAGCAGGGCAATGACGATTAAGATTGCAATCAATGGATATGGGCGTATCGGCCGCAACATCCTGCGGGCGATTTACGAAGCCGGGCGCAAGGATGTTGAGATCGTCGCCATCAACGACCTGGGCGATGCCCAGATCAACGCCCACCTCACCCGCCACGACACCGTGCACGGCCCGTTCCGGGGAACCGTGGAGGTCGGCGAGGGCGAAATCGTAGTCAACGGCGACCGCATCAAGGTTTTCTCCGAGAAGGATCCTTCCAAGCTGCCCTGGGGCGCACTGGGTGTGGACGTCGTGCATGAATGCACCGGGGTGTTCCGCACCAAGGCCAAATGCCAGCCGCATCTCGATGCCGGCGCCAAGAAGGTGATCATTTCGGCTCCGGCCGACAAGAACGAGTGCGACGCGACCATCGTTTACGGAGTCAATGATCACACGCTGAAGGCCGTCCATACCGTCATTTCCAATGCTTCCTGCACCACCAACTGCCTGGCTCCGCTGGTCAAGCCGCTGATGGAAAAGATCGGTATCGTGTCCGGCCTGATGACCACCGTGCATTCCTACACCAACGATCAGGTGCTCACCGACGTCTATCACAAGGATCTGTACCGGGCGCGGGCGGCGGCCCTGAACATGATCCCGACCAAGACCGGCGCGGCGCAGGCCGTGGGTCTGGTCCT
This portion of the Methylococcus mesophilus genome encodes:
- the gap gene encoding type I glyceraldehyde-3-phosphate dehydrogenase; the encoded protein is MTIKIAINGYGRIGRNILRAIYEAGRKDVEIVAINDLGDAQINAHLTRHDTVHGPFRGTVEVGEGEIVVNGDRIKVFSEKDPSKLPWGALGVDVVHECTGVFRTKAKCQPHLDAGAKKVIISAPADKNECDATIVYGVNDHTLKAVHTVISNASCTTNCLAPLVKPLMEKIGIVSGLMTTVHSYTNDQVLTDVYHKDLYRARAAALNMIPTKTGAAQAVGLVLPELDGKLSGFAIRVPTANVSVVDLTFIAARETGKDEINAVLKAASENELKGILAYNDQPLVSSDFNHTTTSSNFDSTQTKVVGNLVKVLSWYDNEWGFSNRMLDTTVALMNAS